In Sebaldella termitidis ATCC 33386, one DNA window encodes the following:
- a CDS encoding Ppx/GppA phosphatase family protein: MKDMLCVISIASHGIYMKIFQKKGTAVKIIDKAVHVSLIGKEVFFEDKLTFNKIKEIIDTVKKMKIIAEGYQTDKIVVIGTTAVRKAKNNYYLQDQLKINTGLDLLVMDKLDENYLAYEKISVSLEKHLDDYNEKNNLIVYVGSGNISFSVISNGINIYNTNIEIGSLVLSDISDKLNLGTKKRNIVIDEYIKRHLSGIFRNISDIKIERVILAGKFFDIYIERVKNKKRIDFIEELTREEIFEYNKKLYEKSPEEIAKTYNIKKIEAEMLTQKVNIIKNIIQKFNSNKIIFVNFKLSNSIAEFHFFKNEKIRRKIEKDSVESARKIAKRYYYMEEHVDKLEEIIDKIFNKVHKTHGLTKKDRYYLTLANIFRETGKYITLENYINFSRDILEASGIFGISTREHFFISKILKYFEEDILELENSKSISKEEKLSVAKLAAILKIAESLDSSMEQKIADLEITSDENDIYFNVKLKKMIFLEKLEFEEKKEVFENVFGLKTHLVINK, from the coding sequence ATGAAGGATATGTTGTGTGTCATTAGTATAGCGTCACACGGTATTTACATGAAAATATTTCAGAAAAAAGGAACTGCTGTAAAGATTATAGATAAGGCAGTACATGTTTCACTGATAGGGAAAGAAGTCTTTTTCGAGGATAAGCTTACATTTAATAAAATAAAAGAAATAATAGACACGGTAAAAAAAATGAAGATCATAGCAGAAGGTTATCAGACTGATAAAATTGTTGTTATAGGAACTACAGCAGTACGTAAGGCAAAAAATAATTACTATCTTCAGGATCAGCTGAAAATAAATACAGGTTTGGATTTACTGGTAATGGATAAGCTTGATGAAAATTATCTGGCGTATGAAAAAATATCTGTCAGTCTTGAGAAGCATCTTGATGATTATAATGAAAAAAATAACCTGATCGTTTACGTAGGTTCGGGAAATATATCCTTTTCGGTTATAAGTAACGGAATTAACATATATAACACCAATATAGAGATAGGCTCTCTTGTTTTATCAGATATATCGGATAAGCTGAATCTCGGAACCAAAAAGAGAAATATAGTAATTGACGAATATATAAAAAGGCATTTGAGCGGGATCTTCCGAAATATTTCCGATATAAAAATAGAAAGGGTTATTCTTGCCGGAAAGTTTTTTGATATTTATATAGAAAGAGTAAAAAATAAAAAAAGAATTGACTTTATAGAAGAGCTTACACGTGAGGAGATATTCGAATATAACAAAAAGCTTTATGAAAAATCTCCGGAAGAAATAGCTAAAACTTATAATATAAAAAAAATCGAAGCTGAGATGCTTACTCAGAAAGTAAATATCATAAAAAATATAATACAAAAATTCAACAGCAACAAAATTATATTTGTAAATTTCAAATTATCCAATTCAATTGCAGAGTTTCACTTTTTTAAAAATGAAAAAATAAGAAGAAAAATAGAAAAAGATTCTGTGGAAAGTGCCAGAAAAATAGCCAAAAGATACTATTATATGGAGGAACATGTAGATAAACTCGAAGAAATAATAGATAAGATTTTTAATAAGGTTCATAAAACACACGGACTGACAAAAAAGGACAGATATTATCTGACTCTTGCGAATATTTTCAGGGAAACAGGGAAGTATATTACACTTGAAAATTATATTAATTTTTCCAGAGATATTCTGGAAGCATCAGGAATATTCGGAATCAGTACAAGAGAACATTTTTTTATTTCAAAAATCCTGAAGTATTTTGAAGAGGATATTCTGGAATTGGAAAACAGTAAATCTATAAGCAAAGAAGAAAAACTGTCAGTGGCAAAACTGGCAGCTATATTGAAAATAGCCGAATCTCTTGATTCCAGCATGGAACAGAAAATAGCCGATCTGGAAATTACAAGTGATGAAAATGATATTTATTTTAACGTAAAGCTCAAAAAGATGATTTTTTTGGAAAAGCTGGAATTTGAAGAGAAAAAAGAAGTTTTTGAAAATGTATTCGGATTGAAAACACATTTAGTTATAAATAAATAA
- a CDS encoding RNA degradosome polyphosphate kinase has protein sequence MKYKSEDFINRELSWLEFNDRVLSEAEYQGNPLLEKCKFISITSSNLDEFFMIRIAALKAQIDSKFTQKDIAGLTPIQQMEKIEDRIETLIKKQYSIYRNGLIPELKKNGIVFLKYKELTEDEKKAAAEYFEETLFPILTPTAIDSSRPFPFLQNKSLNIIVELKKEKDRFSFVQIPSIVNRMFRLPGKNKYRFILIEEIIKEFMGTLFEGYSIRKMSEFRITRDSDVIINEDGAEDLLSKIEKSIKNRKWGSPVRLEVCEDIEKDTREYLKDILKLKKSDVYRIDGPIDLTFLMKLWIETDKDKLKFPPEPPVLIKEFQGDESVFDIMKEKEIIYHLPYESFEPVIDLVEEAARDPKVLAIKQTLYRVSGQSPIVKALKDAASNGKQVTVLVELKARFDEEQNINWAKELEKAGCHVIYGLKGLKTHAKLLLIVRQETEGIQRYVHLSTGNYNDNTAKLYSDIGFFSTNEDLCTDISYLFNTLTGFSMSRYWNKVAVAPNDLRTKIYELIDNEIENQKAGKKGRIIMKANSLTDKEMIEKLYDASRIGVEVKLVIRGACSLKVGIKDISENIEVFSIVGRYLEHSRIYYFENDGESKIYLSSADLMSRNLDRRIEIMFPVEDENLKDQIVKILELNLTDNVKRRILEPDGTYRNSNARSSKKINAQSEFYKLAKKGSISS, from the coding sequence ATGAAATATAAATCTGAAGATTTTATAAATAGAGAATTAAGCTGGCTGGAATTTAACGACAGAGTATTGAGCGAAGCAGAATATCAGGGAAATCCTTTGTTGGAAAAATGCAAATTTATTTCTATAACTTCTTCTAATCTGGATGAGTTTTTTATGATTAGAATAGCTGCATTAAAGGCTCAGATAGACAGTAAATTTACACAAAAAGATATTGCCGGACTGACTCCGATACAGCAGATGGAAAAAATAGAGGACAGAATAGAAACTTTGATAAAGAAGCAATATTCAATATATAGAAACGGTCTTATACCTGAACTGAAAAAGAACGGAATCGTGTTTTTGAAATATAAGGAGCTGACAGAAGACGAGAAAAAAGCAGCAGCGGAATATTTTGAAGAAACCCTGTTTCCTATTCTTACTCCTACAGCAATAGACAGCAGCAGACCATTTCCTTTTCTGCAGAATAAAAGCCTTAATATAATAGTGGAATTAAAAAAGGAGAAGGACAGATTTTCCTTTGTTCAGATTCCGTCAATAGTAAACAGAATGTTCAGGCTTCCCGGAAAGAACAAATACAGATTTATTCTAATAGAAGAGATAATCAAGGAATTTATGGGGACTCTTTTTGAGGGCTACAGTATAAGGAAGATGTCGGAATTCAGAATAACAAGAGACTCTGACGTAATAATAAATGAGGACGGTGCAGAAGATCTTCTCAGTAAAATAGAAAAATCAATAAAAAACAGAAAATGGGGAAGTCCTGTAAGGCTTGAAGTATGTGAAGACATAGAGAAAGATACCAGAGAATATCTAAAAGACATACTAAAGCTGAAAAAATCAGATGTATACAGAATTGACGGTCCGATAGACCTTACTTTTCTCATGAAATTATGGATTGAGACAGATAAGGACAAATTAAAATTTCCTCCGGAGCCTCCTGTTCTGATAAAGGAATTTCAGGGAGATGAATCTGTTTTTGATATAATGAAGGAGAAAGAGATAATATACCATCTTCCTTATGAAAGCTTTGAGCCTGTTATTGATCTTGTGGAAGAAGCGGCCAGAGATCCGAAAGTACTGGCGATAAAACAGACTCTGTACAGGGTCAGCGGTCAGTCTCCTATAGTAAAAGCCTTAAAGGATGCCGCAAGTAACGGGAAACAGGTTACAGTACTTGTGGAATTAAAGGCAAGGTTTGATGAGGAGCAGAATATCAACTGGGCAAAGGAACTGGAAAAAGCCGGATGTCATGTGATATACGGGCTGAAAGGACTGAAAACACATGCCAAACTTCTGCTGATAGTAAGACAGGAAACAGAGGGGATACAGAGGTATGTACATCTCAGTACGGGAAATTACAATGATAATACTGCCAAGCTGTATTCAGATATAGGCTTTTTCAGTACAAATGAAGATTTATGCACGGATATCTCTTATCTGTTTAATACGTTGACAGGGTTTTCCATGTCAAGATACTGGAATAAAGTAGCTGTAGCTCCAAATGATCTGAGAACGAAGATCTATGAGCTCATAGATAATGAGATAGAAAACCAGAAGGCAGGAAAAAAGGGAAGAATTATAATGAAGGCAAACTCTCTTACTGATAAAGAGATGATAGAGAAATTATACGACGCTTCAAGAATAGGCGTAGAAGTAAAGCTGGTGATAAGAGGAGCATGTTCTCTGAAAGTGGGAATAAAAGATATTTCAGAAAATATAGAGGTTTTCAGTATCGTAGGAAGATACCTTGAACACAGCAGAATTTATTATTTTGAAAATGACGGGGAAAGTAAAATATATCTGTCAAGTGCAGATCTGATGTCAAGAAATCTGGACAGAAGAATTGAAATTATGTTTCCTGTGGAAGACGAAAATTTGAAAGATCAGATAGTAAAAATACTGGAGCTGAATCTCACTGATAATGTAAAAAGAAGAATTCTGGAGCCGGACGGTACATATAGAAATTCAAATGCAAGATCATCCAAAAAGATAAATGCCCAAAGTGAATTTTACAAGCTTGCCAAAAAAGGAAGCATCAGCAGTTAA
- a CDS encoding VanW family protein, whose translation MWKKVTLIIAGIFLLFGGAFFYFVKDTDKIYNNISVSGVDLSDTSKETAKKKIEEIKLENVKLKYEGKEFMISGDSISYKVDSDTIVNEAYNVGRNGNFLKNKAKIFALKALGKKVSLPLHYSINEEALKNELVKIASEVDVKEQDARLVINNDQISVIDEVNGKKINIEKTLSAVMESIKYSKHDDINLVAETAVPKVTKEKLGSVNTLLGEYTTTFNSGVYGRSENIKLAVKSINDVLLEPQDILSFNDSTGMRNPKNGYKSAPVIVNGEIEQGLGGGVCQVSSTLFNAGALSGLKIVERSNHSIPSSYVALGRDAVVDYGNLDLKIQNNFQNPVYIAADVVGSKIIIKVYGNQKDKADEVKLYAVVNGSIPRKTKTVKSGKATNGRDGIKATTYRVIVKNGSETKEVLSSNYYPPKARVVVLTPAPAVVSEEAPSL comes from the coding sequence ATGTGGAAAAAAGTAACACTTATAATTGCTGGTATATTTTTACTTTTTGGCGGTGCATTCTTCTATTTTGTAAAGGACACAGATAAGATATATAATAATATATCAGTGTCTGGTGTTGATCTATCTGATACATCTAAGGAGACTGCGAAGAAAAAAATAGAGGAAATAAAGCTTGAAAATGTAAAGCTGAAGTATGAGGGTAAAGAGTTCATGATATCTGGTGACAGCATATCATATAAAGTTGATTCTGATACGATAGTAAATGAAGCGTATAATGTAGGAAGAAACGGAAATTTCCTGAAGAATAAGGCGAAAATATTTGCCTTGAAAGCTCTCGGGAAAAAAGTAAGCCTGCCGCTGCATTACAGTATTAATGAGGAGGCTTTAAAAAACGAACTTGTTAAAATAGCATCCGAGGTAGATGTAAAGGAACAGGATGCCAGACTCGTGATCAATAATGATCAGATTTCTGTTATAGATGAAGTAAACGGGAAGAAAATTAACATAGAGAAAACTCTGAGTGCTGTAATGGAAAGTATAAAATATTCTAAGCATGATGATATTAATCTTGTGGCAGAAACAGCTGTTCCAAAAGTAACTAAGGAAAAACTGGGTTCTGTAAATACACTTCTTGGCGAGTATACTACTACGTTTAATTCCGGTGTATACGGAAGAAGCGAGAATATAAAGCTCGCTGTAAAATCAATAAATGATGTTCTTCTGGAACCGCAGGATATTCTTTCGTTTAATGACAGTACAGGAATGCGTAATCCGAAAAATGGATATAAGAGTGCGCCTGTTATAGTTAACGGAGAGATCGAACAGGGTCTCGGAGGCGGAGTCTGTCAGGTTTCATCAACGTTGTTTAATGCAGGTGCTCTTTCAGGGCTGAAGATAGTGGAGAGAAGTAACCACTCAATTCCGTCTTCATATGTAGCACTTGGCAGAGATGCTGTTGTAGATTATGGAAATCTGGATTTGAAAATACAGAATAATTTTCAGAATCCTGTTTATATAGCAGCAGATGTAGTCGGAAGTAAAATTATTATCAAAGTATACGGAAATCAGAAGGATAAAGCAGATGAGGTAAAATTATATGCAGTAGTGAATGGAAGTATACCGAGAAAAACAAAAACTGTAAAATCTGGTAAAGCAACTAACGGAAGAGACGGAATAAAAGCTACAACATACAGAGTGATAGTTAAAAACGGAAGTGAAACTAAAGAGGTATTATCAAGCAACTATTATCCGCCTAAGGCGAGAGTAGTAGTGCTTACTCCGGCTCCGGCAGTAGTAAGCGAAGAAGCTCCCAGCTTATAA
- a CDS encoding DMT family transporter, which translates to MKNKKWPGILMVIISSVLWGVSGTVSQYLFNNASVSVSCVVSIRMFTAGIMLLIISVYKGNKDKVTGIWKDKYSRFHIIIYSIFGMLGVQFTYFTTIAKSNAAIATLLQYLAPVIIIIYYLIRLKQKISLSETAALLMALSGTFLLLTNGNTESLIISKEAFFWGLASAFALAFYTIYVKKLLKWPSSVIIGWSMVIGGFILGLFVPDWGAVRDFAHFDIFLSMLFIVILGTLIPFYFFIESLRYINAKEASLLSCSEPLSALITSIIWLHVSFGIYQFAGAFLIILMIVMLTLTSENKPAKE; encoded by the coding sequence ATGAAGAATAAAAAATGGCCCGGAATTCTTATGGTAATAATAAGCTCTGTTTTATGGGGAGTTTCCGGAACAGTATCACAGTATTTATTTAACAATGCTTCTGTATCTGTATCATGTGTGGTTTCCATAAGGATGTTTACTGCGGGCATTATGCTCCTGATCATATCCGTTTACAAAGGAAATAAAGATAAGGTTACAGGAATATGGAAAGATAAATATTCACGTTTTCACATAATAATATATTCTATTTTTGGAATGCTGGGAGTACAGTTTACATATTTTACCACCATAGCAAAAAGTAATGCGGCTATTGCCACTTTACTGCAATATCTGGCTCCTGTTATAATAATTATTTATTATCTGATACGTCTGAAACAAAAAATTTCATTGTCAGAAACAGCAGCACTTCTTATGGCACTGAGCGGGACTTTTTTACTCCTTACAAATGGCAATACAGAGTCTCTCATTATTTCCAAGGAAGCCTTTTTCTGGGGACTTGCTTCTGCATTTGCCCTCGCCTTCTACACAATTTATGTAAAAAAACTTCTAAAATGGCCGTCATCTGTTATTATCGGATGGAGCATGGTTATCGGAGGCTTTATACTGGGATTGTTTGTTCCTGACTGGGGAGCTGTAAGAGATTTTGCACATTTTGATATTTTCTTATCTATGCTGTTTATTGTAATTCTCGGTACTCTTATACCTTTTTATTTTTTTATAGAGAGTCTGAGATATATAAATGCAAAGGAAGCCTCGCTTCTCAGCTGCAGTGAGCCGTTATCCGCACTTATAACTTCTATTATATGGCTTCATGTAAGCTTTGGAATTTATCAGTTCGCAGGAGCATTTCTCATTATACTTATGATTGTGATGCTTACGCTGACTTCGGAAAATAAACCGGCTAAAGAATAG
- a CDS encoding bifunctional transcriptional activator/DNA repair enzyme AdaA, whose product MKLKFEEMYNALLNKDSSYEGSFFAGIKTTGIFCRPTCTARKPKKENVEFFHTSKEAVLHGYRPCKVCHPLEHLGFTPEYIKIILKKLEKNPDEKLKDSDLNELNIEPNKVRRWFKKNLDITFHEYQRMLKINSALHQISGGEKIIDSAFDSGYNSLSGFSHAFKNATGSTPSDSAEINIINIMRFTTLLGPMTACATEKGIYLLEFSDRKNLNDELEYLKKTLHAKIIFGQNQYLDMLKEQIAEYFSGTRKIFDLPLHTPGTDFQNLVWKKLIDIPYGEHRSYKDQALAINKPKAVRAVGKANGSNRIAIIIPCHRIIGESGKLTGYAGGLWRKQWLLDFERKNSSL is encoded by the coding sequence ATGAAACTAAAATTTGAAGAAATGTATAATGCTTTATTAAATAAAGACAGTTCCTATGAAGGCAGCTTTTTTGCCGGAATAAAAACTACGGGAATATTCTGCCGCCCTACATGTACTGCAAGAAAACCAAAAAAAGAAAATGTAGAGTTTTTCCATACAAGCAAAGAAGCAGTATTACACGGTTACAGACCGTGTAAAGTCTGTCATCCCCTTGAACACTTAGGTTTTACACCAGAGTATATAAAAATCATTCTGAAAAAGCTGGAAAAAAATCCTGATGAAAAATTAAAGGACAGTGATTTGAATGAATTAAATATAGAACCTAATAAAGTAAGAAGATGGTTCAAAAAGAATCTTGATATTACATTTCATGAATATCAGAGAATGTTAAAGATCAATTCCGCCCTGCATCAGATTTCCGGCGGGGAAAAAATAATTGATTCAGCTTTTGACAGCGGTTATAATTCCCTCAGCGGATTTTCCCATGCATTCAAAAATGCCACTGGAAGTACTCCGTCTGATTCAGCAGAAATAAATATAATTAATATAATGCGTTTTACTACTCTGCTTGGCCCTATGACTGCATGCGCCACTGAAAAAGGAATATATCTTCTGGAATTTTCTGACAGAAAAAATCTTAATGACGAACTTGAATATCTGAAGAAGACACTTCACGCTAAAATTATCTTTGGTCAAAACCAGTATCTGGATATGTTAAAAGAGCAGATCGCTGAATATTTTTCCGGTACGCGGAAAATTTTTGACCTCCCTCTGCATACACCGGGAACTGACTTTCAGAATCTTGTGTGGAAAAAATTAATTGATATACCATATGGAGAACACAGATCATATAAAGATCAGGCATTGGCTATAAATAAACCAAAAGCAGTAAGGGCAGTAGGAAAAGCCAACGGATCGAACAGAATCGCCATAATAATACCATGCCACAGAATAATAGGAGAAAGCGGAAAGCTTACAGGTTATGCCGGAGGCTTATGGCGGAAACAGTGGCTGTTAGATTTTGAAAGGAAAAACAGCAGTTTATAA
- a CDS encoding flavodoxin family protein: protein MKILIVYYSFEGSCKYVAEEISKNLNAEILELKPKTDVKTKGILKYVFGGKQAFSNEKPELLPLEKNINSYDFIFLGTPVWAWNYAPALKTFFSEHKIKEKKMALFCCSGGGKGKTLENMKKELCENEVMGEMEFVNVLKQTKYNMEAAVGNWVDNIMETF, encoded by the coding sequence ATGAAAATTTTGATTGTTTATTATTCTTTTGAGGGAAGTTGCAAGTATGTGGCAGAAGAGATCAGTAAAAATTTGAATGCCGAGATTTTAGAGCTGAAACCTAAAACAGATGTGAAGACCAAGGGTATATTAAAGTATGTTTTTGGCGGCAAACAGGCTTTTTCAAATGAAAAACCCGAGCTTCTCCCGTTGGAAAAGAATATCAATTCTTATGATTTTATTTTTCTGGGGACACCGGTATGGGCATGGAATTATGCGCCTGCATTAAAAACTTTTTTTTCAGAGCATAAAATAAAAGAAAAAAAGATGGCGTTATTTTGCTGCAGCGGAGGCGGAAAGGGAAAAACACTGGAAAATATGAAAAAGGAACTTTGTGAAAATGAAGTTATGGGAGAGATGGAATTTGTTAATGTTCTAAAGCAGACTAAATACAATATGGAGGCTGCAGTGGGAAACTGGGTGGATAATATTATGGAGACTTTTTGA